Genomic segment of Ictalurus furcatus strain D&B chromosome 9, Billie_1.0, whole genome shotgun sequence:
AATGCGTAGCGCGTAGTGTAAGTGTagagtacttcatttgggacacaactttggtatttactctccgaagcgtgttttcagaacagaagtaacgtaatgagtaaatgtgttGCGGGAAGACCAACTAATCgctaatgagatttgttgacaacgattttcataatcgattttatctgttagttgttgcagccctagttaaaaatgttttaagaagTGTACCATCAAAGGGCATGTACTCTATGAAGCGCACATCTAGAGGCTTCTTCTCGGTCAGAGTCACAAAGTCCAGCAGCTCGTCTTCATTCAGACCCCTCATCACCACGCAGTTCACCTGTGACCAAAGCAAACTTAATACTGTAGACTTCTGACTGTTACTCAATGCCCTGGATGTCTGGTTGTAGGTTGTCTGTAAGATACTCAATAGCCCAGACGTCTGACTGTAGGTTACTCAACCCTCTGGACATCTGACTGTAGGTTACTCGATGTCCTGGACATCTGACTGTAGGTTACTAAAAGTCCTGGACATCTGACTGCAGGTCAGTCAACGTCCTGGACAGTCAACGTCCTGGACATCTGATTGCAGGTCAGTCAACCTCCGGGACATCTGACTGTAGGTTACTAAACGTCCTGGACATCTGACTATAGGTTACTCAAAGCATTATGAGGCATATAAGCACCACCTCCAGGTGAGCTTTTCAGTGCAACACCCCCCTCTGCTATTTTGTcttaacaaatgttttaatttatctTCTTAGATCATCCAtgatttacacatttatatataattacacattTGTATACCTTACCTTAACTGGATTGTAACCCAATTCAATGGCTTTATCGATACCTTCCATCACCTTATGGAAACCTGTAGAAGAAAAAGATGTAACACCAGGTCGCAAAGACACATACTGTACTTACAATACATTATACAGAAAGTTGGGAAAAGTAAGTTGAATCAGAAAACATGCATCAAAGCTCTcatatcatactgtatattttagtcCAAAGGGACATGAGAGTGCCTTTGTTGTTCATTTCTAATACTCCGAAATGGTAAAAGCCTAATAAAGCGACACACAGCAGATCTACtgtttataaagaaataatacaaaaaaatgaatTCAAACTCCACCGAGTGACACAGTGCAGTATTACCACATTTCCGAGGATCATGTTCCTACAAAAGCTATAAATTAGTTCTAGATCATTGCCCTGTAATGCAGagatatttattgttattacacAGAGATATATTTAATGTTCTCCCTCTACTGATGCAGATTGCAACCCAATTCTGGTTTAATAGGTTAGATAAGATGACTCTGCTGTATTAGTGGAAATACTAAATCGGGTTTTTAGACACCCTATGCTGACCTGTACCTTTCATACCGCTTATATTCCCATAgccatgtgtatatataaatatataaaataaccatGTGTGAAAAAGTGGAAGAAACTTTGTGTACATGCTCCCTGTGTTTTCCTGTGTACTGCTGTTATATCTCCTGAGCCTCACTGCTCCATCTGTCTCCAACACTGAGCGATCCACCACCCAGTGATCCAACAGTCTGCCATTGCATTTGCTTTTTTACAGTTCTGCTACATCAGCAACAAGTTTAAAGGAATACAACGACGTTTTTCAACCTCGTCTGTATTTACTGCATCTGTGCTGTTTAGGTGACTACTACAAGCAATGGTTTCAATTGTTTTTTCTCTATACTGAGAAAAGATGGGAAAACCTGTTTCTCAAAAACATTCAATTATAATGGAAGATTAACTCTCCTATCatactgggggggaaaaaaagttacatccattatgttatgggtcaaaatgacttccacagattaaatacacacaaaaaaccagCTTAGAACGGTAAACttttattatggcttgtccgagaccacaaaaagaagaaatatacGTTTGCATATacgttcatgaccctaaatgaggaaaagtcaaagaatttcaaagagaaaaggagagattaACCAggatttcagacatctcaaatgtggaaattggTCAAATTGACACATAACATAATTGGAGGGTTAAGGGCAATTGCTGCAGTAGTCcattaatatttatgcaaaGCACACACTCTTGTAGAGCGTCGTGTAGTATCAGTATTAGTATCAGCATCCGTATAGTATAAACCGTGGTCTTCCCAAACACCAACAAAAATATTGAACGTTTTGTGTCTGGCAGGTGTGATTTTCGAGTAGATGTAGGAGTAACATTAGCTAGTTAACGTGTGCCAACCaaaaataagaaaacagcagGGAAAAAGTCTGATGTGACTACTTTGTCTTGTTCTTTCCAATCAAAGAGACCAACAGTCATGCCTTCTTGTTTTCTGCTGGCTCATAAGACAGAGGTTTGCatattcacaggtcaaagttcaagAGAAAAAGCCAGCATGAAGCGAAAGTAACCCTGTTTTTTACATGCCAGGTCTTTACCTTTAGTCAGTTGGTTTTTAATAAagttaactaactaactaactaacctaCTTTTTCCACCAGGTGAGTTTTATTCACTGCTTTAGCCTACAACGCTGAAAAGTCGCATTACTGCTTTAGCAAGGGGTTAAAATCATAAATCTAAACCATAGATTTTGCCACCTCTGAATACTTTCTCTCATGTCTGTCTCATCATAAGTCGTTTACTCATATAGCGTAGCAATTGTAGCTTTGAATTTACATTAAATAGTAATGCATTTTAAACCTATACTGACAAATCAACAACCAAATGTAAGTGAATTTAGATTAAATAGGTTTTTCCCATTGTTGTTAGTGTGTAATCACACTGTACTGATGCAGTGCGTTCCTTGGAGTATCTTGGAGTATACTGTAAGACTGCTATATGGCTTGTATACATACTGTGTTTAATATATAACGCCCTCCTCTAATTGTGTggagtataaatataaactatcaCTTGCCTCTTTGCTCAGTGGCTTAAAAAAACggcagaaagaaaacaaattttgCTAAAGCTTACCTTTGCGTCTAACGATGAACTCGAACTTGGCTGGCACTAATGAGTCTAGACTGACGTTGAGCAAGTTCACTCCAGCTTTCTTTAAACTGGGCAGCAGCCTGGCAAGGTTCATGCCATTAGTAGTTACAGCGATGGTCTTCAGACCCTCCGTTTTCCTCAATTCCGCTGGAGGCAGAAAAACAGGCTCATTAACATGTGATGAAAATGTAACATTCCAAATCCTTATATTAGGAAGAGTTTGGCATTTTCACGTGTGTggatttcatattttaaatacaatctGTTGAGCAGAGTAACACATGgtggttgttgctgttttttgtcACATAAAGATATACAGGGTCACAATACTGTGTATATGTGGCATGAATTCAGCTAAAAACGTCACTAGGGTTTCCATGAAtatacactactggtcaaaagtttgtggacactcaaCTGAAGAATgggtgtgtctaaacttttgaccggtagtgtacataCAACAATACTGTTACGGTAcggccggcagatggcgctgtggcgacAACGTGCACGAGCGGCTTGAGAACGCGCACGTGCACGTGATTAAAGTGCGTATGGACACTAAAGCTGGGTTAAGTGTCGTCAGCTGTCGGCAATCAAGAGACAGTTTACTTAAACCCCTTGCGGTGCTGCGCACATCGCGCGGCATTAAAGTGTTGAAGTAACGTAACGTCCCGAAAAGCAACGTAACGTCAAGCCAAGTAAAGTAAAGAGGAGATGGACTAACAGAGAAGACGacggaatgtataatggtgccaggttgtgatgttgCCATGCTCTGTCAGTTTTCCTGCTACTTAGTTTAAACCCTGTCGTAGTTGAATGTTTGTATCCTGTCGTAGTCAAGAAAGTTTAAGTCCTGTCATAGATAAGAATGTTGATGCCATGCCCTAGATAAGAGTGATTATGCCATGCTATAGTCAAATGAGATGTTCCTGCTCTAGTTAAATGAGATGTTCCTGCTCTAGTCAAATGAGATGTTCCTGCTCTAGTCAAATGAGATGTTCCTGCTCTAGTCAAATGAGATGTTCATGCTCTAGTCAAATGAGatgttcatgctctagttaaatgagatgttcatgctctagttaaatgagatgttcatgctctagttaaatgaGATGTTCATACTTTAGTTAAATGAGGTGTTCATACTCTAGTTATATGAAGTGTTTATGCTCTAGTTAGATGTATTCCTGCCATTGTTAGAGGATTATTTCCTGTCTTGTTTTTAGTTAAAGGAGAACTGTCCGAGTTAAGTTTCACACTCTTTGCTTGAGTTAGTGTTTTATGTTTAGATCTGGTTTCCTGCCTCCTCGTGTGTTTATTTAAGTGGCACAATAAAGACTGctctcctgcgcttacttcctgtctccaaGTCCTGTTACGTAACAAATACCAGATGTCAAAATCTCAACCAAATAAATCAGCACTCAGGTGGGCTTCTTTAGGACCAAAcagtatcatcaccatcattaccaATTATATGGAGGACGTCAGGGCGGATAAGGGGTTCTCCTCCAGTCAGTCGGATCTTCTCCACCCCCTCTCGAACAAACAGTCGAGCCAGAGTCAGCACCTCATCTGTAGATAAGAGCTGTTCTTTGGGACTCAGCTTCACCCCTTCCTCTGGCATACAGTACTGACCTGAGGGAAATCAATATGATTGAGGTGTACCTTTAATAACTCCGTTATCAAACAAATTACACAATGGGTCAGATTATCAGGCTTAAACCAGGATTTAAACACATGCATATTGACATACATTATTCACCTGTACGCGTTAGTACACATATGGCTTTCCATTTCTGCTACCTAATTCGCAGATTAAAGTGGAGAAACAATTAGGGCCCagtgaaagtcttcaggacagataatgataatgagtctttattgatctaTACATatgaacagtgaaattcttttcttcgcatgttaggaagttggggtcagagcgcagggtcagccatgatacagtgcccctggagcagagagggttactCAAGGACCAAACAGTGGCAgtctggcagtgctggggcctgaacccccgaccttctgatcagtaacccagagtcttaaccacTGCCCCAAAGAtgactttgtgctttcagtaATATGACTTTGTATCAGGCCACATCAAACGACCCCAACattgattatattcctataaGAGCATGCCACAGCATCTTTTATTCGTTACATATTTttgagtttatttaaaaataaaaaataaaaaacccactgGCTCAAACGATGGCATTACTACTTTGCTAGCATGTGCCCTTCCTAATTCCTTTgctttttatcatttataagCCGAGTCATGAGAACGATCCAACTCACAGCGGAGGTTGCATTTTTCTGTAAGGGAAATCCGCAGATAATTGTGTCTTCTTCCAAACGAGTCCGTGAGGAATTCTGAGAAAGGTAAGACGTCCTTTAAAACCCGCCTCTGACCGCCTGCTGTAGTTAATTCCTGAATGTAAAGAGAAAGGAgaatttctttattataaataataaatcaagaAAAACAATACGCCCAACACACCGCTCGTCAATTTCACCACTTTCTTCACAGGAAGTACACCAAtaacaaacattaacatatGAAATCATGTGCCAAGTCACAGAGTATCTAGTCCATGTTTAAAACAGCAAGGTGGTTCATGTCTGACTTTTAACCTTTGAACGAGTcacacagttttaaaaaaataactggaGGTCCAATGCTTGAAAGACAAGCTGCCAAGTTTTGAAAAAACGTAACATAAATATTACTGAAGTCTCACATGACAAAAATACATTATCATTCAGAAATATGCGTAATCACAACCGTGCATGACTAATGCCTGGTCGTAGTCTCAGGTTTCATTAAGAAACTCCTGCATACAAGTCCTACGGAAAGCTTTTATATGATTACCGTGGTATGACTCAGTTTTACTGTTACAAAGTTATCCCTCTAGTAAGATTAAACATTAAAGGAAATATAAGCAGGATTGCAGAAATATTTGATCAGAATGACAACAATCATGACGACGGTGGGAAGTTTTAGGGATACAGAGCTGATCGGTGTTTAACGTTTTACTCAGCTCGACTCGGAAACCTGATGGACAGAGATGTTTGTCTATTGGAGGACTCTTTTTAATCGTCGGGATGTACACAAGAGACTCAGCGAGTGTGTGAACGATGCGGCTCGGGCATTACTGCTGCTTCTGCATGCGCACGCAAAATCTTACTACAAGTGTAAAGCAGACGTTGGAACGCTTCACGTTGGAACTGTATCACACCATCAcagcgtggattattttcccataacaacacaaccctgctgaaaaacaacagaatttgtaatggttttaatgggaatgaTATTGGTTTTTAATAGAAACTGTAATAGTAACtctgggtctctactggtaatttgttgccttctattggtggcatggtTTAACTGATGGATTCCATTAAGgacaataatggtaatggttttaatgcttagCCGATGGTTTGTAGTTGTATTTGTAGTAGAAACCATTAGAacttctgtgatggtttctatcgattttttttcccagcagggaACACTTCCCACTAGACCAGTAAGTCGGTGCATGGaatattcctttattttgtAGTCACTTATGTTACACATAAACGTCAGTCCGTGCAGGATTTTGTGGAGTTGTTTGTGATCGCTGTGGCCAAAAGTGCttgagtttttttaaaattctcaaagtttttttgtgctttttttgcagaaaactccttgaattggcgaaactgcACTAGCACGTAacttgtctttcgcagtgatgtttgttggtaaatgagaccttttacctgtgctcatgtttgacgcacttgaatcgaagacggctttggctgaatgtgcgttgtgatgacgtcgcATGGCGTGTCctagcccaaatctgcagaaaatctccggtaattttgaaaaacatgcaagctcctcagaatattgcggagtttgctcgattttgcaTTAATTCCTGCaattgtgaaatcctggagggacggatcggtcactcatccatccatccatcttctatactgcttatccttcagggtcacggggaacctagagcattatcccagggagcatcgggcacaaggacggggtgccaatccatcgcagggcacattcacacacccattcatacactacggacactttggacacgccaatcagcctaccatgcatgtctttggactgggggaggacacCAGAGTACCACGCAtgacggggagaacatgcaaactccgcacactcAGGGccacggcaggaatcgaacccccgaccctgtaggtgtgaggcgaacgtggtGAGAAGATGattactaagccaccgtgcacccgttactaacataataaaatggctaaatgttacagtagtcctatattatattagacagtctggaattaaaaaagaaatgtagtgTGTTCCAGGCTTGGGGTCGTAGAAAATTAACAATGTCCATTTGGGATTGCTTGCCCAGAAAGTTTGAGACTTcctagaacgagcgcattaatattaacctgtgattCGTcttgcagccggaactactgtcggAGCCACTATTATACAACGCTGATGTCGTCACTAGTGTTGCGTAATCATGAACCATAAACCACATGAACCGCTGCATGACACATACTCCCACAGCCCACACGTTAGCGTGACAAGGCCAAAGTTGTACATGATATTTACAatgcaaaacacacactatttaaccttttatttaattgttcacCTGCTCGCTGGTGTGTAAGGTTAACGCTAGTGGCTGCAGCGCTACTGTAAGGTGAAGCACGCACCTGTTCTGCCCGATATTCTCCTCGACTCGCCCCGGAACAATGTTTACACGCCTGGTCTCTAGACGACACTCTCACTGTGCGCAGAGGAAGAAGGGTTTTAGTTGAGAAAAGTCGGCCACAATGGCCGCTGTAAAAGGCCATCTCATGTACACACTTTCAGCTCCAAGTCTGAAGCCTCAACTCGATTCAACTCGTGCGCATGCGCCGACGCGCGACAGTCCCAAACAGACGCAAGACTCTGTTCAGCCAATCAGCTGTGAGAAAGTCAAACTGCATTATGGGAAACGTAGTTCACTTGTATTTCAGAACGtaaacattataatattataattacagtATTAGAATCCTGGATAAATGTCTGACAgtacatctttttattttttttttgtaggagcTGAGTCTTTTAATACAGCAAGACTTTTGATACCGTGTACTATTCGTTTAGTCTGTCCcttatgggaaatgtagtttatttattttcaattgaCCACATAggctatattttatttaatgcttgTTTTAGTTTTAATACTGATAGTAATAATGCGCTTACCCCATGTGTGAACAGTTATATACAAGATACGCCATCTGTTAACATTAAGATGACAGTAAGCTTACAAGCGAAGAGATATGATAAGGTTTTACTGCATTtcacaagaaataaacaaataattgtcATGGCGTCTCCAGGACTTCAGAGGAAGGTGGAAATACATTAATGTCAATTAATAGGCTATAggaatatttgttaaataaatatccaaATAAAGCATGAACAGGCGTTGAGTGTATGAAAGTAGCTTagttcaggggttcccaaacttttccagggcaaggcccccaaaatggcattaacatttgaccgaggccccccttttgcaagatgtctttaaaacacattaaaaatacagacttctgaatatatccccccttttttttttattaataattacatcttttatctttacattacattacattaggaattgtgtgtgtgtgtgtgtgtgtgtgtgtgtgtgtgtgtgtgtgtgtgtgtttgagagtgagaatttatttttcataccaaattgttgagggccccccgggcgcccccgggcgccccctggcggcccccactttgaaaaacACTGCGCTAGCTTTTTTTAAGAATTCTCCTGCTCACTCTCATTGTTCCTTTTCACCAGAAGTGGACAACCAATCGGATCGCGTTTCTGAATTGTGTAGTCCATAGGACCTAGTTGAATGCATGTCCTTGATGACCAGTCCTCCATACTATGTATGTAGTAGTCGCCAGCGTAAAGTGCGATTGGAATATTCGAGAATATTTAccacctgaccttttgcatcGTCTACAACTCCGAGGGCCAAACAGACACAAAGTGAATTAGTTTTGACGAGTGTTGAGTAGGTGAGTTGTGTTTAAGAGTCATTTTATAATTTAACATAAACATTCAACCTAAACGGAAAGCTGAATGTATTGTATGATATTTTACAGCTTATGAAAATATTTCGCGATGAAAGCCGAGGTGGCCACAGCTGTGAACTTTATTACCACGTTACTGAGAGGAACAGGACTTCTGTCTGAAGAACAACTCCAACACTTCAGCCGTTCTCTGGAAGAGGCTTTAGGAGGTGACATTTAGACTTTGTTCAATCCACTTAACtggtttatttttcactttcactGAAATGGACTAGTTACTAGAGTCTCAGATGAACaatgtactgtacactgtacaaTGATTTCCTTTGCTATGAAATCAAAGGGAAAAACTTATCAGTATGATACTAAATTAAagtataatgagtctttattagtcacatgtacattacagcacagtgaaataatttttttttatcacaaaaaattcaaaaaaattTTATCACATAAAAATTTTATCACAACAGCCGTTAATTGTCTGTCAGGGAACGcgtcaaactagcgatcaatgactacagattttggcctaggattataggaatcttttaggattctcaaaatttgtctcggacgaccaaatcgtggccaaaatcgtacagtgtgaacccggATTAATacgtacttgacagttagtactaTGGATGCGAGCCTGAGCAATAACGACGTGTTGGATTCACTTGTGCAGGATTCAAGCTGTTTCCTTCTTAACCAGTGTACACttggaaaatgaataaaaggcGGGTGTTTGAACAGCCAAAGACGCAGCTCAACAACGGCAGCTTCGGCACGgtgtttataatgttgggggcggggCACTTCAGATTCTTGAGAGCATTtgtttggacagaaaatctaaCGAGAAGCCGAAGTGCAGGGCGATGTCATCAACATTGTTGAttcgtattggtggtagagagactgtacattttaaatgcagaCATCTTCcaaatgcgaattttgtcattgttttggagcgcactagcttatagataaccttaagccCAACATATTCATCCTAAAAGCCACAAAgcttcaattttgatttcatgggggcTTCATCTCAGGAGCACTAGTATGACCCAAAAAATGCTGCCTTTCTTGAGAGCCTCCTCCCAAGTAAATGATAGTAATAATATTTGAACAACAAACCTATTCTTAAAACAATATGCAAGTTGCACagagtttttaaaagttttttttttttcttttattttagagCATTATGAGGACCACTGGTTTCCTGATGCACCGTTTAGAGGTTCGGGATATCGCTGTATCCGGATCAATCACAAGATGGACCCGCTAGTAGGGAAGGCCGCTTACACCATCGGCCTCAGCAGGAAGCAGCTTTTATCCCTCTTACCCTGCCAGCTTACGATGTGGGTCGACCCCTACGAAGTGTCGTATCGTATAGGGGAGGACGGGTCCATTGGTGTACTGTATGAGTCCACACCGCCGCCGGAAACTCATCTGAACTCTGTGGACAGCTGCAAAGAGAAACTGACACACTCGAGAACTGTGATGACTGTTTCCAGCTaatgtctcatttgttttatacttttttttttaatgatgtttgGAAATTGGATATATTTGGATTCAATACTTGATTTTAATACCTGTacagttttgtactttttttatacatttcatttatatagtgtTAGATATTAtgcaatttggaatgtcctgaaaaagaaagaaaccactggtgtgctaacaaccagacatcaaacatgctgaccaaggaaaacaacagcagatgaTGCTAGAAACacagtgagagctgtgaagacaaacccaaaaacagtcagtgacatcaccaacaacctccacagagcaGGGGTGAAGTTATCACAATCCAACAtgcgaagaagactttgagagcagaaatgaaataaactgaCTGCAGTCACAAAACAAATGTGCTGTGCACGACATAGAGGTTTTCTCAGTGCGGTAAAAGTAGAATACATTCATAAACCACATTAAACTATATGCAACTTACACACttaaaacaccgtatacaacaCTGATATGTTGCACCATATTACATTCGCTGTCACCTCACAGATCCTGAGTTCAggatactgtctgtgtggtgttacGCATGTTCTTCCCCGTGTCCAtgtgtgtttcctctgggttctctggatTCCCCtggtgaatgtatgtgtgcatggtgtcctgcgaTAGATCGGTGTCCCATCCACAGTGTATTTCTGCCTTCCGCCCAATGTTCCTAAGAAtgtctctggatccactgtgaccctgtcTAGGTCAAGgcagttactgaagac
This window contains:
- the LOC128612594 gene encoding protein BTG1-like — its product is MKAEVATAVNFITTLLRGTGLLSEEQLQHFSRSLEEALGEHYEDHWFPDAPFRGSGYRCIRINHKMDPLVGKAAYTIGLSRKQLLSLLPCQLTMWVDPYEVSYRIGEDGSIGVLYESTPPPETHLNSVDSCKEKLTHSRTVMTVSS
- the mocs1 gene encoding molybdenum cofactor biosynthesis protein 1 isoform X3; this encodes MAFYSGHCGRLFSTKTLLPLRTVRVSSRDQACKHCSGASRGEYRAEQELTTAGGQRRVLKDVLPFSEFLTDSFGRRHNYLRISLTEKCNLRCQYCMPEEGVKLSPKEQLLSTDEVLTLARLFVREGVEKIRLTGGEPLIRPDVLHIIAELRKTEGLKTIAVTTNGMNLARLLPSLKKAGVNLLNVSLDSLVPAKFEFIVRRKGFHKVMEGIDKAIELGYNPVKVNCVVMRGLNEDELLDFVTLTEKKPLDVRFIEYMPFDGNKWNFRKMVSYAEMLDRIKQQWPSLEPLPGDETGTAKAFRVPGFQGQLGFITSMSDHFCGSCNRLRITADGNLKVCLFGNSEVSLRDCLRSGASDEELLQIIGAAVGRKKKQHAGMFSISQMKNRPMILIGG